GGATAGACCTGTGGAgttctggaagaatgttttatggagtGACGTGACCAAACTGTAACATTTTGGGCCCAAAAAAGGCAAAGcttagaagcttctgtcacctctctactggagatggtgttcttctgcttATAAGCACATCCAAGCAGTGTTTATTGGTggatttaaagaataaataaatgaaaaaaaaaattgcaccaAATTTGACCTTTgagggttgaataattttgaacatgatttttttccttttttttcattatttatcaaCTTTGTGTTCTCAAAATCACTCAGATGTGTATTATTACACTTTCTCCAATAGTTTACGGATGCCTTTGTTgaattttttcataaaatattgttctttgccgcaaaatgtcttgcaggtcaagggggttgaataatttcaaTTGCAACTGTGTATATTGCATGCAACATTAAGTTAAGGTTAGGGTTTCTTTTTTGAAATGACACAAAAGAGAAACCAACCTTGCATATGTTTTGTGTGTAACAGATGCAAATGTCATGACATTTCTACATCTTCACCAGCACACTGGAAGAATGTTGATCCCCAAATCCCTTATCAAGTAATATAAAGTGCttattacatttacagtatgtCAAATTGGTAAAATTCTGtctgaaaatgttttcttgtctCAAAGTTATTCTGCCTGAGAAAAGATAGCAGTGAATATCAGAGGGTGGAGAGATTTGTCAGGGTTGATGGTTTGCTGCAGCATCCCATCGTATCCATCAACAGAATACAGAACATGGACCTTTGGGAATTGTTTTGTAGGTAATAAGAATGTCTTGCACTATCTAGATATCTATCTcagtttcataaaaatgtagTCCTAACGAgtgttatatttacataatatcaTAATAGTTAACTTGCATGTGAAATAATATCCACGTATAAAAAGGTTTTGCCTGAATTTTTAATTCTTAGGAAAAAAATCCAGTTGATGAGGATAAAAGGGCAATCAGATATTAAAGAAGAAATGCTGTTTCATGGCACGAGTGCAAAAAATGTGCACTCTATTTGCACATATAATTTTGACTGCAGACTATCAGACAAGAAAAGAGGAGGACACACATTTGGCAAAGGTGCGTTGCAATTAtcataatttgtcttttttctctatataaaacattaatagaaactgatttatttttattcataaaaatattttatgaatacaataaatatttttattctattcatTTTGTAGGAACCTACTTTGCAAAACATGCATCCTTTGCTAACAATTACAGTGCAAACACTGGCCTGGGAACCAAAGTTATGCTGCTTGCCCGCGTTATTGTTGGAAAGTATAAAACAGGCCGTCAAGATTACTGTACACCTGATGATGACCTGGATGAAAGGATACATGATAGTTGTGTAGATGATATGCTTTGTCCAAGGATTTTTGTTATCTTTGATTCCAATCAGATATATCCAGAGTACCTGATTGAATATCGCAGCAACTAATTTACTGCAACAATGAATGCTGGAATAAATACAGAATGTGTGTAAAATGCCACAATGTGTACATAATACAGGTTGTCAAGGTGTATTTGGGtaaatatttttgcacaaaattgGGATCAAATGCATTTTAGAGGACAAAGTCATGTAATGTTATActgtttgaatttgaatttagaATCAtggatttaattgatttttaccCAGATACAGTAAATACATCGGAATTAAGTTCACTTGAAGTAGTGATTTCTGTAGTGAACATCAGAAAGATGGCAACCCCCTTTTCCACATGTGTGGAAAGTTTCATTCTGATGAGATCAGGCTTTGTGGACAACAAAGGATGCTTGTGGGGAGGTAATATTTACATACAGTAACCCCTCAATTTGTTCTTGCCTTGTCTAGCTGTGTGatgtgtactctgtgcactccgtttcagtacagttaggatatgtcgaaaaactcccatctcattttctcctccaacttcaaaatcatcttacatcactgcagaaccgacccagtgtttacaaagtgaacatgcaaagaagatcaaatgctttttacaaaaaaaggtaaaacagcaaagtagaagttggatgattttgaagttggaggagaaaatgagatgggagtttttcgataaACCCTAACTGTTTGAActggagtgcacagagtacgcatgcgcatcgcagagctacactgtaaaaaaaaaaaacaatttgttgagtcaacttaaaataatttgtaacctggctgccttaaaattttaagttcagtcaactcaaaaaaagtttattcaacttgaaatgttaaattatactaagtgacaacttagatatttgagttgaatcaacttaaaattttaaggcagctgggttacttacccatctgttaagtttagcaaacacaaatatctaagttgttacttagtacaacttaacatttcaagttgactaaacttattttagttgactgaacttggaattttaaggcagcagggtaataaattattttaagctgactcaacaaattgtgttttttattttttacagtgtagacaagataagcatttgtggatcgattcgctagataagaccctttttgcttgactgggatcatttggagccctttgaagctgcatttaacctgcatttttaaccttagAACTGttgagcaccactgaagtccactagatggagaaaaatcttggaatgttttcctcaataaaacttaatttctttgcgactgaagaaagaaagacgtgaacatcttggatacctggggggtgagtaaattatcaggacatttttattctacaaGTGGAATAATCCAACTTCTTTCTTCCCACTGCAACGTGGCCCAGTTCAAGTAGAAGACATCGCCGTTCACTCAGCATTTGACCAGGCGGAACATTTATAtcacattataatatttatatcacTCTTTCCAAACCTCTTTCCAGAGATTGCTGGCATTAGTGTGTATTGTCAGTATATGATCATCTAATTgtcattacattttatacagCTGATGTCAGTTAATAACACATAATTTCTCTTTATTTGTTGAATTCAGAATAAGGTTTCATTTATTATCTCCAAAGAAACTACAGTTTATCTTTCCATATGATAACGTGTAATGTCCATATAGTGACATCCAACTCAATCACTTGCACTTGTATCAAACTTTTGCACTTTATCCATTCGTTGTACCAATTTATTAGTTGTTAGTTACTCTTTTCTAcacttttgttaataaaaacccGCTTTATTACACTTTGTGTCATCTTTGgagtttggagcaacatgaagGAAAGTGAATAATgtattcaattatttatatctttGAACTTCTGTTTGGTGGAACAGAAACTACATGgtgcaattttaaaataaataaatcatctcTTTTTGTCATTGACTAACCAGAACAATTCAATCAAAGTAGTCTTCAATGTCAATATTAGGATTTAGAAGCTCCTCGCCATATCGGGATAAGTCCATTTGGTTAAGAATGAGGTTCTCGAAAGTTTCTTCCAGGTCTGTGTCTCCGATAAGGACGGCTCCCACCATTCGGCCCCCAGTCAGAACCACTTTCACATACTCCTGGCCTTTTGTACAGCGCAAAAGAAGCTCATGGTCCTGACCCAAACCCTGAGCATTAAACTTCCCAAGCAAAAccaccttaaaaaaataaataaatcattaaaatgatcaaatctAAAATCTACTTTTGTGccatctttattttaatttgaccttATAATTTAAGTaagtaaacattatgaaaattaacatGATCAAATCTAACAAGAAGATTTGATCatgttaattttcataatgtttacttTGTGTAAATTACAATTGTGAGTCATGAATGGAAAGGGGACCAATTTTGAGATGTTAATTCTCTGCCAATGTGTCAGAGAAGAAAACAATAACATGAAATTTCATTTGGAAAGGGAGGTAACAacaagtacaatttaaaaaaaaaaatccacataacCAAAAAAAACTCACCTTGTAGTTGAAGAATTTAGTGATGTGTGAGAACAGCTCAAAGCAGAAGTCCAGCTCTATGGGCTCCTCCAGCACATCTGCAGCCATACAACGCGCTGCGTACCAGCCCATCTGACGTGCCTGAGTCCACAATCGCATCTTGTACATTACAGGAGAGAAGTCATCCCTCagtacataatttaaaaaaaaaatctgtcccATAATTGTAGCCATTGTGTCTATAACAAGTATGAAGAATTGTGTTTGTGATGCATGTCACAAAAGATCAAAAATATAAGATGCAATACCCAACTGCAGTAATAGAGGTGCAGTTGTACCTGTTGCCAGAGAGCACTGGGCTCCCATCCTGCAGTACAAACATCTCCAGCCGCATACACATCCTGTTCAGACGTCCGCATATGATCGTCCACTCTCAGACCATGATCTACCGCCAGCTCAAACTGGAATGGGACACATAAAATGCACAAGGCTTGAATTCTGGCAAATTGGGGcaaatctttctgttcatttcattaataaaattatcaaatttttaataaatgtacactACAAACCTggaaaatatacatgtatattaatAGGCCATTTATTAGGCATGCACTGACAATACCAatggcaataaataaaattttattgtattttctctaaataaatgaaaaataaaacaccaaaaactaaaatcatcaacaacataaattaaaaaaaaaagcaatactgAATttataatatctatctatcttgatagatatacaatatttatgatACAATACtcataaatgttttcataaattTTCATAAATTTACCCTACAAACCTGAAAAatatactagggctgtcaaacaattcaTCATGAtcaatcgcatacaaaataaaagtttgacttgtgtatatatatatatatatatatatatatatatatatatatatatatgttcgtgtgtgtgtatactgtgtgtaattattatgtatgtataaatacacacaaatgaatgtgtatatttaagagaaatatttatgtacaaaatatttttatttatatatacatatatatatatatatatacatatatataaaacaaattatatacaaataatataataaatacatgtacatgaatgtgtttatatttatatatacataataattacacacagtagaTCTATCTTTCTATGTATATTGACCAATACGATATTTATGATACAAtacaaaaactatattttaattatattttgttatattttaaataaaaatgactactAATTACGtcataaattatgatttttgaataTATAGAATTAAGAAGTGAAATAACTGGGTAAGTTCAAAGATATGATcatttttacactgttgccacTGAGAAAAGGATCAGTGTTTGGCACAACGCCTGTTGCACTGATGACCAGATCACAGCCGTAAGTCTTCCTGTTGGTTAACTCAACATAAGCCGGCCACACCCCTATGGAGGAAAAAAcccaaaaacagttattttattttagctgtaaaacACTGCAGCTttagaagtagtagtagtagtagtagtataataACCTAATTCAGATTTATTTGTGCTGAGTTTGGACTCCAAGAAGTCCTGTTGGGTGTAAATTTTGTCAACCTCACACTCATATTCTATATGGACTCCACtggaattctgaaaaatgaaggaAAAGAATCAGAATAAGGTGATAAGTGAAAATCATCCACCGTGTTATGGTGACTAATGtacaactgtaaaaatgtactgGACACAAACCTGCACTGCTCCTCTTAGTTCAATCCCCTCATGCCAATCTGGGCCCAAGGCACTGCCAAGCTCCCCTGAAGCCCCACTGTGGCCTGCtataaaacatacacaaatgtgaTGCATTTGACgcaattttatgtaaaaaaaaaaaaaaaaaaaaaaaattttttttaatcggcttgaaaataaatattgtggTTTGGAAGATTTTACCAGTATTCTACAATATAGTGTACACTACTGGTGTTCTACAATGTACAACCCCAAGTCCAGAAAAGTTGGGACGCtttgtaaaatgcaataaaatcagGAATCATTTGCTAATTCTCTGACTTGACAAAAGTGCAAAGAAAAGACTTCCAAGGTTTTATTGACCGacataaacatattttgcaaaaatgaaacaaagacAACTGACCTATATCAGCTGCTTAACTGTTATCTGTTTATGCGTAATGGTGTACTTAATCTCTTTTCCAGTTAAACTTTGCTCTGGAATCATCTTGGCATTCAAGTACTGTTTTCTCACTTAATTTGTCAACAAAGACTAAGTGTAGTGTATGGTTCTAAGTTATTGCAAACCAAAGACTTTACGTTGTATTACTGGATTGTTTTTTAATCATCTGGTTCCAACTGTTTGACCATCAATTACTGGTGTCATGTTGAATTTGTATGTTCTACGAAACTCTGCTTAATACACCTGACTCATGAGTAAGATTGGTCTGTTTGCTCCCTCATTTCTTGTCACACTTACTTGAACAAAAGTCAAAGGAATGGGTGTTACAAATGTGCACGACCTTAGAGCCCTCAGATGGCATTGCCTAAGAAACCGTGAAGCTGTGGTGTGAAATATTGCCACATGGGCTCAGGAGTACTTTGGAAAACCGCTGGTAAAATAAAGAGTCCAAAAGGTATTTTTGCAGTGATTCcataaaagaatcatttttggttccccaagaacctttcagtgaacagttcctaaaataaacattttgaagaacattttaaaaatctaaagaaccttttctgcattctGAAGTCTTGTATCAAGCAAGACTGGACAAAAAAATTAGCTTGCCAAACTTTAACAATTAGTATCTTAAATTCCCAAACAACTGTAACAAAGAAAAGTCAATATGCCACATGCTTCTGTCCtaatttttttagagtgtgttgcagccattaaaaattgtttatattatcaaaacatttgttttttttttctaatatttgtactttagtcaattaaataaagggtAATTCCATGCAAAGGTCAACTTaccaagaaaaaataaactttttaccaaaggtttttactatactgatagcacagatgtcaacatttggtggttcaaatacccattgtgaggtctctcttaaagttttttaagtattttttttagtgcatgatCATAGTCGGGTAAGTGCTATTTTAaggcttgtcacatccatacaatattcctcataaatagacacatcaaattattattattgtgtctgGTTTGTGAATTTTAATTCACAGAAATCCTACTAGTCCTAAAAGTAAGTAGTCTCTCAAAAACAGTGtccttttttgtcacatccataatgcatgattatttcccttttttaagacctgtgcataaactgatattttttctGATCTTTATCAAcaaggtttattaaaatataaagagatGGTTTGGTGTATTGGTAACACATACATTCTCTAAGCTTTTACTTTTTagaatagtaataacaatagtaaaaatatgtgtcacatatatgtatgtcacatccataatgctGGATTTGCCCttaaagaaaattaacaaataacatattcttgattttatggcatttcacaaaacgTCCCAACTGTAATTGGGGTTGTAGAAAACAGAACAAAGAATAAGTAGATGTGAAAACTGTGAatcttaataatttattttatttgaagaatTGTATCATTCTTTTTACTATTGTAAACATTATCTGTGTCCAAACTTTTCCCAAGCAGGTAATGTACATACTGAGTATTTAATGACAAAGacaaaacaattaatattttatttgggaGAATACGGGTTTGCCCTTTTTCTCCTACAatttttctttactttattACAGCAGCACTcgtttttcatcaaaaatgccAGAAGAGGGCAGCAGTGCTcactgtgtgtgagtgtgtaaacCAGTGTGTGAGGTGAATTCATACCTGCAGTCTTGTCAGTAGTGTAGCGTGCTCTCTTGCAGGGCAAAGACCTGTCTTTTTTTGTCAGCCTCCAGTGAGGGAATGAGAAACTGAGCAGCTCCTGCATCAAAGAATGTGTTTCCTATAGCTTTATCCTTTATAGCCCAAATCACTTCACAACCCTCTACTTCATACCTACAGGAGCAAACAGCAGGCATTAGAAAATATCTCAATACATCTCTcacttttcaattttttttttttttttaattaatgtatttttcaaactttgttttgtttttttactttgttcttTGCATTTGGCCCTATActtggaataaataaataaataaataaataaatgggagTAAGGGAATTATGCAATGGAAATGATAAAccaataaaacactgaaattatatattatattatattatattatatggtTTGCCAAcataatttcaattatttttttcacattattggcaatagtaaaataatcaaaatacaaaataatataaaataactgtgaaATAACACAAAGTGGAGCAGAATTATGTCGcagaaaattacagaaattatattccaattaaattttaattacacttttatatcatttaattaaaattttaatttagtaaaaacaaacaaacaatttgtaCACAACTATATCTGTTTACAAAACTAATCTCAAGCATTTAAGTGACTCATAGTGTGTTTTTCGTGTTTACTGTTTTGATCCCGTATTATTGATATTAATGATTCAGATACTTACACCAATTCTAATGCGATTCCTCCATTGCCAATGACAACTATTCTTTTAGCCTTTGATAAACGCTTTTGAAACTcctgtaaaaatatacataattcaATCACCAAATTCATGTTTGTTATATTCATATACATGACATTCATTATTAATGGGATCCAGTGTACCTGAGCACTGTCTGTGTCTCGTATGCCCAGCACATGAGGGTTATCTTGGGTGAGAAGCTTGGGTCTGGCTCCGCTGCAGATACACAGCTTTTTATAATGAAACGTCTGACCATTCTCAGCTTGTAAAAGCTGCAGAAATTGAGAAAGTgattaaaattcaattttgaatattttgggGAAACAACCAAAGTGTTTGTCTTAACCTACATGTTCCTTAGCTTGCAGGAGTTTGACTGCAGATTGTACGACTTTCAGATTGGGATACTTTTCTTCTAAAACACTGGATGGTTGTTCCTCGACATCGAATTCTTCCAACGTCTTTGACACCTAGATGAAGAAAGGTATTTGACAAATAACACtttttaattcacttttttaTACTATGTGTAGTATTACATATTATACCCCTGGTGAACAAAagagcatatgctggtagctatgttttgatgctgggatgctggttaagtatgttttgatgctggtttaagctggtcctttgctggttcatgctggtcatgttgctggtcaaggatcagcataaaccagcaaaggaccagcataggaccagcataaaccagcttaaaccagcatcaaaatatagctaccagcatatgctgtttttttcaccagggactaTATTCATTACTTTTTACCCACTTTTTCGTcttttaactaattaaatactttaattttcCACAATAAACAGTTAA
The Labeo rohita strain BAU-BD-2019 unplaced genomic scaffold, IGBB_LRoh.1.0 scaffold_453, whole genome shotgun sequence genome window above contains:
- the LOC127160780 gene encoding protein mono-ADP-ribosyltransferase PARP11-like; translated protein: MLCDEFAGLVLEDGVEYMDTSDTPWYWYYKEKCGVWHRVEDDPKSFMSSDDLERYYLRNPQGVITMTTAGCHVRINFAESTHVNLKTGKTKWIKRSFQTENGIRCKCHDISTSSPAHWKNVDPQIPYQLFCLRKDSSEYQRVERFVRVDGLLQHPIVSINRIQNMDLWELFCRKKIQLMRIKGQSDIKEEMLFHGTSAKNVHSICTYNFDCRLSDKKRGGHTFGKGTYFAKHASFANNYSANTGLGTKVMLLARVIVGKYKTGRQDYCTPDDDLDERIHDSCVDDMLCPRIFVIFDSNQIYPEYLIEYRSN
- the pyroxd1 gene encoding LOW QUALITY PROTEIN: pyridine nucleotide-disulfide oxidoreductase domain-containing protein 1 (The sequence of the model RefSeq protein was modified relative to this genomic sequence to represent the inferred CDS: deleted 1 base in 1 codon) — protein: MASEKQATFVIVGGGIAGVTCAEQIASQFPSDEVYLLTASPLVKTVTNFKQVSKTLEEFDVEEQPSSVLEEKYPNLKVVQSAVKLLQAKEHLLQAENGQTFHYKKLCICSGARPKLLTQDNPHVLGIRDTDSAQEFQKRLSKAKRIVVIGNGGIALELVYEVEGCEVIWAIKDKAIGNTFFDAGAAQFLIPSLEADKKDRSLPCKRARYTTDKTAAGHSGASGELGSALGPDWHEGIELRGAVQNSSGVHIEYECEVDKIYTQQDFLESKLSTNKSELGVWPAYVELTNRKTYGCDLVISATGVVPNTDPFLSGNSFELAVDHGLRVDDHMRTSEQDVYAAGDVCTAGWEPSALWQQMRLWTQARQMGWYAARCMAADVLEEPIELDFCFELFSHITKFFNYKVVLLGKFNAQGLGQDHELLLRCTKGQEYVKVVLTGGRMVGAVLIGDTDLEETFENLILNQMDLSRYGEELLNPNIDIEDYFD